Proteins from a genomic interval of Polaribacter sejongensis:
- a CDS encoding DUF6095 family protein — MSTNYNLLGKGLRNLSILLILFIASPISLTMGFKALKKFDNTPQEYISYLILIVAAIIIIFTMYFAFKTFNVLLKAIFNN, encoded by the coding sequence ATGAGCACTAATTATAACTTATTAGGTAAAGGTTTAAGGAATTTAAGTATTTTACTTATTCTTTTTATAGCTTCACCAATATCGCTTACAATGGGCTTTAAAGCATTAAAAAAGTTTGATAATACTCCGCAAGAATACATTTCTTATCTTATTTTAATTGTTGCAGCAATAATAATTATATTTACAATGTACTTTGCTTTTAAAACTTTTAATGTTCTGCTAAAAGCAATTTTTAATAATTAA
- the murQ gene encoding N-acetylmuramic acid 6-phosphate etherase, with product MNFIKTTEQDSNYNHLEKMSVKELLSNINNEDKTVPLAVEKALPQIESLTTQIVTKLQDGGRLFYLGAGTSGRLGVLDASECPPTFGVSSEMVVGIIAGGDIAIRNAVEFAEDSKNQGWLDLQEHQVSSKDVVVGIAASGTTPYVISALEACNKNNIVTGCIACNENSPLGIVAQFPIEVVVGPEFVTGSSRMKAGTAQKLVLNMLSTATMIQLGKVKGNKMVDMQLSNKKLVERGQKMLALELNIDQTEASALLLKYGNVRNALKNYKNEH from the coding sequence ATGAATTTTATTAAAACAACAGAGCAAGATTCTAACTACAATCATCTAGAAAAGATGTCTGTAAAAGAACTATTAAGCAACATAAATAACGAAGATAAAACGGTGCCTTTAGCTGTAGAAAAGGCTTTACCGCAAATAGAAAGTTTAACGACACAAATTGTAACTAAATTACAAGATGGTGGAAGACTTTTCTATTTAGGGGCAGGTACATCGGGCAGATTAGGTGTTTTAGACGCTTCTGAATGTCCACCTACTTTTGGAGTTTCGTCAGAAATGGTTGTTGGTATTATTGCCGGTGGAGATATTGCTATTAGAAACGCTGTGGAGTTTGCAGAAGATTCAAAAAATCAAGGTTGGTTAGATTTGCAAGAACACCAAGTTTCTAGTAAAGATGTGGTTGTTGGTATTGCTGCTTCTGGCACAACGCCTTATGTAATTTCTGCTTTAGAAGCGTGTAATAAAAACAATATTGTTACAGGTTGCATTGCTTGTAATGAAAATAGTCCTTTAGGTATTGTTGCTCAATTTCCTATTGAAGTTGTTGTGGGACCTGAGTTTGTAACAGGAAGCTCTAGAATGAAAGCCGGAACTGCTCAGAAATTAGTACTGAACATGCTTTCTACAGCAACCATGATTCAATTAGGGAAAGTTAAGGGAAATAAAATGGTTGATATGCAACTTTCTAATAAAAAATTGGTAGAAAGAGGTCAAAAAATGTTAGCTTTAGAACTAAATATAGACCAAACCGAGGCAAGTGCATTACTACTTAAATATGGTAATGTTAGAAATGCCCTTAAAAACTATAAAAATGAGCACTAA